The following proteins come from a genomic window of Campylobacter concisus:
- the nrfD gene encoding NrfD/PsrC family molybdoenzyme membrane anchor subunit, translating to MDGALNFTATFSHGVEWGWPIAVYLLLAGMSGGALIAAILLKHYKKQESFSSFFKAASLLAFVSIMLGMVCLIADLEKPLLFWKILINYNFTSVMSIGVAGLCVFIPLSFLMCLYAFNDEISNFLAKSLKSFSTLFALIMKILIPLYPFLSRICLIFAVIICAYTGFLISVLIRFPLLNTAVLPALFIASGLSAGISGSSLVAAALFKEDPHSSDLHSLHSVEFSVLGAEILLILMLFVSLLLGSSYQQNAAVAFYSGVWANFFWLGVVLVGFIVPFVLNFAFGKKVASLKFSFYISSLAAVIGVLLLRVFILYAGQTYSI from the coding sequence ATGGATGGTGCATTAAATTTTACTGCAACATTTTCGCATGGAGTAGAGTGGGGCTGGCCGATCGCTGTTTATCTTTTGCTAGCTGGTATGAGTGGTGGAGCGCTAATCGCTGCCATACTTTTAAAACACTATAAAAAGCAAGAGAGCTTTAGCTCATTTTTCAAGGCTGCTTCGCTTTTAGCATTTGTTAGCATCATGCTTGGTATGGTTTGCTTGATAGCTGATCTTGAAAAGCCGCTTTTATTTTGGAAAATTTTGATTAATTACAACTTCACATCAGTTATGTCTATCGGTGTTGCTGGACTTTGTGTCTTTATACCACTTAGCTTTTTGATGTGCCTTTATGCATTTAATGATGAGATTTCAAATTTCTTAGCTAAAAGTTTAAAATCCTTTAGCACTCTTTTTGCACTAATAATGAAAATTTTAATACCGCTTTATCCATTTTTAAGTCGTATTTGTCTTATTTTTGCTGTAATAATTTGTGCTTATACTGGATTTTTGATCTCAGTTTTGATTAGATTTCCGCTCTTAAACACAGCTGTGCTTCCAGCTTTATTTATAGCTTCAGGACTAAGTGCTGGTATAAGTGGCAGTAGCTTGGTCGCAGCAGCTTTATTTAAAGAAGATCCACATTCAAGCGACCTTCATTCGCTTCATAGCGTAGAATTTAGCGTTTTGGGAGCTGAAATTTTACTCATTTTAATGCTTTTTGTATCGCTTTTACTTGGTTCAAGTTATCAGCAAAATGCAGCTGTTGCCTTTTATAGTGGCGTTTGGGCAAATTTCTTTTGGCTTGGTGTTGTACTAGTTGGCTTTATTGTGCCTTTTGTTTTAAATTTCGCATTTGGCAAAAAAGTAGCTAGCCTAAAATTTAGCTTTTATATCAGTTCATTAGCGGCTGTTATCGGTGTTTTACTGCTTAGGGTGTTTATACTTTATGCGGGACAAACTTATAGCATTTAA
- a CDS encoding 4Fe-4S dicluster domain-containing protein — protein sequence MQNQNSRRAFFKRMAVVAAGASVASSGFAFKSEESAKKPHFGMIFDQNKCVGCTDCEVACRKVNLVPKGQMRLFVEDKTDPKNLLDKRYVRVSCQQCEDAPCVAVCPTKACHKDIKTGIQTTNIDDCIACKYCIVACPYDVRYIDKVTHSAQSCNFCVDTNLKDEKEPACVEACRYEAIVFGDLNDEDSHISKLLAVKDSIRLRAELGTKPSLRYIPKVKMGV from the coding sequence ATGCAAAATCAAAATAGCAGAAGAGCCTTCTTTAAACGCATGGCAGTTGTGGCTGCTGGTGCTAGCGTGGCAAGTAGTGGTTTTGCTTTTAAGAGTGAAGAGAGTGCGAAAAAACCACATTTTGGCATGATATTTGACCAAAACAAATGCGTTGGCTGCACGGACTGTGAAGTGGCATGTAGAAAAGTAAATTTAGTCCCAAAAGGACAGATGAGACTTTTCGTAGAGGATAAGACTGATCCAAAGAATTTGCTCGATAAAAGATATGTAAGAGTATCTTGTCAGCAGTGTGAGGATGCACCTTGTGTGGCTGTTTGCCCAACAAAAGCCTGTCACAAGGACATAAAAACTGGCATCCAAACTACAAACATAGATGACTGCATCGCCTGTAAATACTGCATCGTAGCCTGTCCATATGATGTGAGATATATCGATAAGGTTACGCACTCAGCTCAAAGCTGTAACTTTTGTGTAGATACAAATTTAAAGGACGAAAAGGAGCCAGCTTGCGTAGAAGCTTGTAGATATGAGGCGATCGTCTTTGGTGATCTTAACGATGAAGATTCGCACATCAGCAAGCTACTAGCCGTAAAAGACAGCATAAGGCTAAGAGCAGAGCTTGGCACAAAACCAAGCCTTAGATATATTCCTAAAGTAAAAATGGGGGTGTAA
- a CDS encoding FKBP-type peptidyl-prolyl cis-trans isomerase — protein MKNGFLKCSLLLSLSVASLLANVDTNDSYAIGATSGGYVLKGLLDQKQLGVGYDADAVIKGFSDALKSELKLSDDEIAKLLNKRAESLEKIVKEKEAAKLKENLAQGKAYMEKNAKNKNVKTTKSNLQYEIIKGGSKGATPKPESIIIVNYKASFVDGKVFDETKEAPAHLSMLNLIPGLEEGLMLMKEGEKFKFVIPPELAYGDSGMEGIPGGETIVFEIELIKVLKPGELAEAARKIHEKEQNEGVKKPH, from the coding sequence ATGAAAAATGGGTTTTTAAAATGTTCGCTACTTCTTAGCCTAAGCGTGGCTAGCCTCTTAGCAAATGTCGATACAAACGACTCTTATGCCATAGGCGCAACAAGCGGCGGATATGTTTTAAAAGGACTGCTAGATCAAAAACAACTAGGTGTTGGCTATGACGCTGATGCAGTGATAAAAGGCTTTAGCGATGCACTAAAGAGCGAGCTAAAACTAAGTGATGATGAGATAGCAAAGCTACTAAACAAAAGAGCTGAAAGCTTAGAGAAGATAGTAAAAGAAAAAGAGGCAGCCAAGCTAAAAGAAAATTTAGCCCAAGGCAAAGCCTATATGGAAAAAAATGCAAAAAACAAAAATGTAAAAACAACAAAATCAAATTTACAATATGAGATCATAAAGGGTGGCTCAAAAGGGGCTACACCAAAGCCTGAGAGCATCATCATAGTAAATTATAAAGCAAGCTTTGTCGATGGCAAGGTCTTTGACGAGACAAAAGAGGCTCCAGCTCATCTTTCGATGCTAAATTTGATCCCTGGACTTGAAGAGGGTCTCATGCTTATGAAAGAGGGCGAGAAGTTTAAATTTGTCATCCCGCCTGAGCTTGCATACGGCGATAGCGGCATGGAGGGGATACCTGGAGGCGAGACTATCGTTTTTGAGATAGAGCTTATTAAGGTCTTAAAGCCTGGCGAACTAGCTGAGGCGGCAAGAAAAATTCATGAAAAAGAGCAAAATGAGGGCGTTAAAAAGCCTCATTAA
- a CDS encoding multiheme c-type cytochrome has translation MRNLQKALAGLLMGVSIFASQACCEEHNMQMSDKARDVIANPKGTLQSRGVISLQDYVVEEQEMYNWLFKNHPIFTKYGGKTVGKMVVHDRGLEWLAEGHGFDMSKLSKRDGGKGYSSMMYRIPATSSLQFPNKFVGPEKCGECHPAQYEVWSRSRHATTMRFPGEHPEVNNNLTEPVFDKDTASILPKGITPDVIYATVGHLRTKMGYVDAWLLRGTYYVEGGLLRDGTGQIVAGGNQWQRTWALNLDDATVKKIKELVPEFPGTLEEYGDNGGYVRGLASYAAKHKKSMFFQANSSYCEVCHPVKFDFKSKAEFYAALGNAKELQKHTISKGVSCEECHGAGGHLDGATNFRTSNCERCHQRFNFSPDLARANPLNNGKLDLSLSSKFKSMGPGCGSEGSQSYFTAHYDKGMRCVTCHDPHDNTGPVVGDKSVTGMNYNSEQGYLSSFYTKPKIRKECKDCHETQAYIASKADTHKDNTCASCHMPFMMSCENFYAVQFQDNAGFDTQRRSHIWKIMVDPKEKSLVPGDAAKGPRDAKDWHFERDKNGHNYVDLMWACARTSWADKDMKDTKGCHSPVLSELKPTLHFKNQKQVYDEVMGWQTPVKNEFSEVKIGIEGLYSLLETKKLDASDKVRVYELIQNAQEIIDMVEKDGSWGMHGFKFTKQRLDASKEYIKEAQRILNKNL, from the coding sequence ATGAGAAATCTACAAAAAGCCTTAGCTGGTTTGCTCATGGGTGTTAGCATCTTCGCTTCACAAGCCTGTTGCGAAGAGCATAATATGCAGATGTCCGATAAAGCACGTGATGTTATCGCAAATCCTAAAGGCACACTGCAAAGTAGAGGTGTTATCTCCTTGCAAGACTACGTTGTAGAAGAGCAAGAGATGTATAACTGGTTATTTAAAAACCACCCTATTTTTACAAAATATGGTGGTAAAACCGTCGGTAAAATGGTCGTTCACGACCGTGGCTTAGAGTGGCTTGCCGAGGGACATGGCTTTGATATGTCAAAGCTTAGTAAAAGAGATGGCGGTAAGGGCTATAGCTCTATGATGTATAGAATTCCAGCCACTTCATCACTTCAGTTTCCTAACAAATTTGTAGGACCAGAAAAGTGCGGTGAGTGTCACCCAGCTCAGTATGAAGTGTGGAGCAGATCTCGCCACGCAACTACTATGCGTTTCCCTGGCGAGCACCCAGAGGTTAATAACAACCTAACTGAGCCAGTATTTGACAAAGATACAGCTTCTATCCTTCCAAAAGGTATCACTCCAGATGTTATCTACGCAACCGTTGGTCACTTAAGAACAAAAATGGGCTACGTTGATGCGTGGCTACTTCGTGGTACTTACTACGTTGAGGGCGGTTTGCTAAGAGATGGTACAGGTCAGATCGTAGCTGGTGGTAACCAATGGCAAAGAACATGGGCGTTAAATTTAGACGACGCTACTGTTAAAAAGATAAAAGAGCTTGTCCCAGAATTTCCTGGCACTCTTGAAGAGTACGGCGATAATGGCGGATATGTTAGAGGTCTTGCTTCATACGCCGCAAAACATAAAAAATCAATGTTCTTCCAAGCAAACTCATCATATTGTGAAGTTTGTCACCCAGTTAAATTCGACTTTAAATCAAAAGCAGAATTTTACGCAGCACTTGGTAATGCTAAAGAGCTTCAAAAACACACTATCTCAAAAGGCGTAAGCTGTGAGGAGTGTCACGGAGCTGGCGGTCACCTTGATGGGGCTACAAATTTTAGAACATCAAACTGCGAACGCTGCCACCAAAGATTTAACTTTAGCCCAGATCTAGCTCGTGCTAATCCGCTTAATAACGGCAAGCTTGATCTATCACTTAGCTCTAAATTTAAATCAATGGGACCAGGATGTGGTTCTGAAGGTTCTCAATCATACTTTACAGCTCACTATGACAAAGGTATGAGATGTGTTACTTGCCACGATCCACATGATAACACAGGTCCAGTTGTAGGCGATAAGAGCGTAACTGGTATGAACTATAACTCAGAGCAAGGCTATCTAAGCTCATTCTATACTAAACCAAAGATTAGAAAAGAGTGTAAAGATTGCCACGAAACTCAAGCATATATCGCATCTAAAGCAGATACTCACAAAGATAACACTTGTGCATCTTGCCACATGCCATTTATGATGAGTTGTGAGAATTTCTACGCTGTTCAGTTCCAAGACAACGCTGGCTTTGATACTCAAAGAAGATCTCACATCTGGAAGATCATGGTTGATCCAAAAGAGAAATCTCTAGTACCAGGCGATGCTGCTAAAGGTCCAAGAGATGCTAAAGATTGGCACTTTGAGAGAGATAAAAATGGCCATAACTACGTTGACTTGATGTGGGCGTGCGCTAGAACATCTTGGGCTGATAAAGATATGAAAGATACCAAAGGCTGCCACAGCCCGGTATTATCTGAGCTAAAACCAACACTTCACTTCAAAAACCAAAAACAAGTTTATGATGAAGTTATGGGATGGCAAACTCCAGTTAAGAATGAATTCTCTGAAGTTAAGATTGGTATTGAAGGACTTTACTCACTACTTGAGACTAAAAAACTTGACGCAAGTGATAAAGTAAGAGTTTACGAGCTAATTCAAAATGCTCAAGAGATCATCGATATGGTTGAAAAAGATGGTTCGTGGGGTATGCACGGATTTAAATTTACTAAACAAAGACTAGATGCATCTAAAGAGTATATAAAAGAAGCTCAGAGAATTCTAAACAAAAATTTATAG
- a CDS encoding c-type heme family protein, whose product MKYKFQLIVSVFIFVYLLISALVLNFYNNLAMKDAKKEAYYVLESINSVREYIAGVQRPLIEQLKHDGIIKEYFFDERLLSSSYISREIYNIQKKKYNLDFDYKLVAMAPLNKAHEPNEFEAQVLRGFKENKFSEFSKIIKDENGSQFFVGLPIKSQNTSCLACHNSESAPKQMLDRYEISNGKISEASEMMAMLSFKIPLRAIFSYHLKEVVIIMSAIAFVFGIFLLLVYKMHRRGEESKRQTEQLMIHQSRLASMGEMIGNISHQWKQPLAQISSALINLELYQERKKLDEAKIYEFIEETSKQINFMSETVDDFKNFFKPNTLKREFSVEEVINQTIKILNASLKKYQIEIEIDIRENFTIFANFNEIIQILINIINNAKDAFKQSYVKPRVIKIYTFIKDNRKNLCVQNNAGAIKTSFLKVIFEPHFSTKESGSGLGLYMSRLIANKNNALIFARNVDENSITFTISFENL is encoded by the coding sequence GTGAAATATAAATTTCAGCTAATCGTTAGTGTTTTTATCTTTGTTTATCTCTTAATATCCGCACTTGTTTTAAATTTTTATAATAATCTTGCAATGAAAGATGCCAAAAAAGAGGCGTATTATGTGCTTGAGAGTATAAATTCTGTAAGAGAGTACATCGCAGGCGTTCAGCGTCCGCTAATAGAGCAGCTAAAGCATGATGGTATTATAAAAGAGTATTTTTTTGACGAGAGATTACTCTCATCTTCATATATAAGCCGTGAAATTTATAATATCCAAAAGAAAAAATACAATCTTGACTTTGACTACAAACTAGTTGCCATGGCACCTTTAAATAAAGCTCATGAGCCAAATGAATTTGAAGCGCAGGTGTTAAGAGGCTTTAAAGAGAATAAATTTAGTGAGTTTTCAAAGATTATAAAAGATGAAAACGGCTCACAATTTTTTGTAGGACTTCCTATAAAAAGTCAAAATACATCTTGCTTAGCCTGTCACAATAGCGAAAGTGCTCCAAAACAGATGTTGGATCGTTATGAAATTTCAAATGGAAAAATTTCTGAAGCAAGTGAGATGATGGCAATGCTATCTTTTAAAATCCCACTACGTGCCATTTTTTCTTACCATTTAAAGGAGGTTGTCATCATAATGAGCGCGATAGCCTTTGTATTTGGGATATTTTTGCTACTTGTTTATAAGATGCATAGGCGCGGAGAAGAGAGTAAAAGACAGACTGAACAGCTAATGATACATCAAAGCCGCCTAGCCTCAATGGGCGAGATGATAGGCAATATCTCACATCAGTGGAAGCAGCCTTTAGCTCAAATCAGCTCAGCTTTAATAAATTTAGAGCTCTATCAGGAACGAAAAAAGCTTGATGAAGCAAAAATTTATGAGTTTATAGAAGAGACTAGCAAACAGATAAATTTTATGTCTGAAACGGTTGATGATTTTAAAAACTTTTTTAAACCAAATACTTTAAAAAGAGAGTTTAGCGTAGAGGAAGTGATAAATCAGACTATAAAAATTCTAAACGCCTCACTTAAGAAATATCAAATCGAAATAGAGATCGATATAAGAGAAAATTTTACGATTTTTGCAAATTTTAATGAAATAATCCAAATTTTAATAAATATTATAAATAACGCAAAAGATGCATTTAAACAAAGCTATGTAAAGCCAAGAGTAATAAAAATTTATACTTTTATAAAAGATAATCGTAAAAATTTATGCGTTCAAAATAATGCAGGAGCGATAAAGACTTCGTTTTTAAAAGTTATCTTTGAGCCACACTTTAGCACAAAAGAGTCTGGCAGTGGGCTTGGCCTATATATGAGCCGGCTAATCGCTAACAAAAATAACGCGCTAATCTTTGCTAGAAATGTAGATGAAAATAGTATTACATTTACAATTAGTTTCGAAAATTTATAA
- a CDS encoding response regulator transcription factor: MQEYDILDVLSNKKVLCLEDEEAILKNICASLELFFAEVNGVTDGYDALELAMSDAYDVLVLDISVPNIDGLEIAKKVRTINQKIPIVILSSHIEQEYLWRAVELKITRYLAKPYDKKSFIKALEDVALELVGRKPTLRLNDELEYDFGKKVLYINGEISHLSKSESRLLEYFLNNKNQTITYEQIFDYIWEYEQPSKEAIKTIVKELRRKLGKDVIKNLYGVGYLCEI, translated from the coding sequence ATGCAAGAATATGATATTTTAGACGTTTTATCAAACAAAAAGGTCCTTTGCCTTGAAGATGAAGAGGCGATTTTAAAAAATATTTGTGCTTCTTTGGAACTATTTTTTGCCGAGGTAAATGGCGTAACAGATGGCTATGATGCACTTGAGCTAGCGATGAGCGATGCTTATGATGTTTTGGTACTTGATATAAGCGTGCCAAATATCGATGGTCTAGAGATCGCTAAAAAAGTAAGAACTATAAATCAAAAAATTCCTATCGTGATCTTATCAAGCCACATCGAGCAAGAGTATTTGTGGAGAGCGGTTGAGCTAAAGATCACAAGATATCTTGCAAAGCCATATGATAAAAAGTCATTTATAAAAGCCCTAGAAGACGTTGCTTTAGAGCTTGTTGGACGTAAGCCGACTCTTAGGCTAAATGATGAATTAGAATACGATTTTGGTAAAAAAGTACTTTATATAAATGGTGAAATTTCTCATCTAAGTAAGAGCGAAAGCAGGCTTTTGGAGTATTTTTTAAACAACAAAAATCAAACTATAACTTATGAACAAATTTTTGATTATATTTGGGAGTATGAGCAGCCAAGCAAAGAGGCGATAAAGACGATCGTAAAAGAGCTTAGAAGGAAGCTTGGCAAAGATGTGATTAAAAATTTATACGGTGTAGGTTATCTTTGTGAAATATAA
- the pyrE gene encoding orotate phosphoribosyltransferase: MDLEKIYKGAGAYLEGHFLLSSGNHSQFYLQSAKVLEDPALAGKLADELARVIEKFNIKFDSVCSPALGGILAGYELARAAKKRFIFTERVDRVMSLRRGFEVKKGEKFIVCEDIITTGGSALEAAHVIESLGGEVVGFAALANRGFCKVANLGNDSKPNAKLPSDKPFFALGNFEFEIYEPENCPLCKNGSKAIKPGSRGN; this comes from the coding sequence ATGGATTTAGAGAAAATTTATAAAGGGGCCGGAGCGTATTTAGAGGGGCATTTTCTCTTAAGTAGCGGTAACCACTCGCAGTTTTATCTGCAAAGTGCAAAGGTGCTTGAAGACCCAGCTTTGGCTGGAAAGCTAGCTGATGAGCTTGCTCGTGTGATAGAGAAATTTAACATTAAATTTGATAGCGTTTGTTCTCCTGCACTTGGAGGAATTTTAGCTGGCTATGAGCTAGCTCGTGCAGCAAAGAAGCGATTTATCTTTACAGAGCGAGTTGATAGGGTGATGAGCTTAAGACGCGGATTTGAGGTAAAAAAAGGCGAGAAATTTATCGTTTGTGAAGACATCATCACGACTGGCGGATCAGCACTTGAAGCAGCACACGTAATAGAGAGCCTTGGCGGCGAGGTAGTTGGCTTTGCAGCGCTTGCGAATCGTGGCTTTTGTAAGGTCGCAAATTTAGGCAATGACTCAAAACCAAATGCAAAACTACCAAGTGATAAGCCATTTTTTGCTTTGGGAAATTTTGAGTTTGAAATTTATGAGCCTGAGAATTGCCCGCTTTGCAAAAATGGAAGCAAAGCGATCAAACCTGGAAGTAGAGGCAATTAA
- a CDS encoding Na+/H+ antiporter NhaC family protein: MLIFNPVVFSILVMTILCLLRFNILLSILISALVAGVMYKHGFSGFESGIINGIDSLFTALKETTQSLISGMQGNLETSLSYILLGALAAAIANTNLTAILINALSKFLSSNKVIFILTIAFIACLSQNLIPVHIAFIPILIPPLLAIMNKMGIDRRAVACALTFGLQAPYVSLSVGFGLLFHNILKKELANNGITTSISDISSVMWIGGASMLIGLILAILFYGKKRVYKTSKFEKEELDEIERAKSLEMTKKEWAVLAGAVVAFVVQIYTSLLPLGALLGLLVMVVFGGIEYKKVDKIMDNGLAMMGFIAFIMLVAAGYGTILRESGGIDELVKYASLVSGGKIGGAFLMLLIGLLVTMGIGTSFGTIPILASIYVPLCISLGFGVPAIILLVGIAAALGDAGSPASDSTLGPTSGLNADNEHNHIYDTCVPTFVFFNIPLIIGGIVGAMILG, encoded by the coding sequence ATGCTTATTTTTAACCCTGTTGTTTTTAGCATTTTAGTGATGACAATACTTTGTCTATTGCGCTTTAACATCTTGCTTTCTATCCTTATCTCTGCTCTTGTTGCGGGAGTAATGTATAAGCATGGATTTAGCGGATTTGAAAGTGGTATTATAAATGGGATCGATAGCCTCTTTACAGCCCTAAAAGAGACTACACAAAGCCTCATAAGCGGCATGCAAGGCAATCTTGAGACGTCACTTAGTTATATTTTACTTGGCGCTCTAGCAGCTGCTATCGCAAATACAAATTTAACTGCTATCTTGATAAATGCTTTGAGTAAATTCCTTAGCTCAAATAAAGTGATTTTTATACTAACTATTGCATTTATAGCGTGCTTATCTCAAAATTTAATCCCAGTTCACATAGCTTTTATACCTATTTTGATCCCACCACTTCTTGCTATTATGAACAAAATGGGAATAGATAGACGCGCAGTGGCTTGTGCTTTGACGTTTGGTCTTCAAGCACCTTATGTAAGCCTTAGCGTTGGCTTTGGTCTGCTTTTTCACAATATCTTAAAAAAAGAGCTAGCAAATAACGGCATAACCACATCTATTTCTGATATCTCTTCTGTTATGTGGATAGGTGGCGCTTCGATGCTTATTGGACTTATCCTTGCCATACTTTTTTACGGCAAAAAAAGAGTTTATAAAACTTCAAAATTTGAAAAAGAAGAGCTTGATGAGATCGAGCGTGCAAAAAGCCTTGAGATGACTAAAAAGGAGTGGGCGGTCTTAGCTGGTGCGGTAGTGGCTTTTGTCGTACAAATTTATACATCGCTCTTACCGCTTGGCGCACTACTTGGACTTTTAGTCATGGTTGTTTTTGGTGGTATCGAATATAAAAAAGTAGATAAGATCATGGATAACGGCCTTGCTATGATGGGATTTATCGCATTTATCATGCTAGTTGCTGCAGGTTATGGCACTATCTTAAGAGAGAGTGGCGGCATAGATGAGCTTGTAAAATACGCTAGCTTGGTATCTGGCGGCAAGATAGGTGGGGCATTTTTGATGCTTCTTATCGGACTTCTCGTTACGATGGGCATAGGCACTAGCTTTGGTACGATCCCTATCTTAGCTTCTATCTATGTGCCACTATGCATTAGTCTTGGTTTTGGCGTACCAGCCATTATCTTGCTAGTTGGCATAGCTGCAGCTCTAGGAGATGCTGGAAGCCCAGCAAGCGATAGCACACTTGGGCCGACAAGCGGTCTAAATGCTGATAATGAGCACAACCACATATATGATACTTGTGTGCCTACATTTGTATTTTTCAATATCCCACTTATCATCGGTGGCATCGTTGGAGCTATGATACTTGGATAA